In Streptomyces sp. NBC_01439, the following are encoded in one genomic region:
- the metH gene encoding methionine synthase → MASLPTPPADTQTRADALREALATRVVVADGAMGTMLQAQDPTMEDFQQLEGCNEVLNITRPDIVRSVHEAYFSVGVDCVETNTFGTNYAALAEYDIAERNFELSEAGARIAREVADEFTASTGQQRWVLGSMGPGTKLPTLGHITYGQIRDAYQINAEGLLSGGADALLVETTQDLLQTKSSIIGARRAMEALGVTVPLICSVTVETTGTMLLGSEIGAALTALEPLGIDMIGLNCATGPAEMSEHLRYLARNARIPLSCMPNAGLPVLTKQGAHYPLTAPELADAQETFVREYGLSLVGGCCGTTPEHLRQVVERVRGTAVTERTPQPEPGAASLYQTVPFRQDTSYMAIGERTNANGSKKFREAMLEARWDDCVEMARDQIREGAHMLDLCVDYVGRDGVADMEELAGRFATASTLPIVLDSTEVPVIRAGLEKLGGRAVINSVNYEDGDGPESRFAKVTRLAQEHGAALIALTIDEEGQARTVEHKVAIAERLIEDLTANWGIRESDILIDTLTFTICTGQEESRKDGIATIEAIRELKRLHPDVQTTLGLSNISFGLNPAARVLLNSVFLDECVKAGLDSAIVHASKILPIARFDEEQVTTALDLIYDRRDGDYDPLQKLMALFEGVNTKSLKAGRAEELLALPLDERLQRRIIDGEKNGLEADLDEALQTRPALDIVNDTLLEGMKVVGELFGSGQMQLPFVLQSAEVMKTAVAYLEPHMEKTDDEGKGTIVLATVRGDVHDIGKNLVDIILTNNGYNVVNIGIKQPVSAILEAAQEHKADVIGMSGLLVKSTVIMKENLEELNQRKLAADYPVILGGAALTRAYVEQDLHEIYEGEVRYARDAFEGLRLMDALIAVKRGVPGATLPELKQRRVAKRDVPALQVEEPEESGGRSDVSVDNPVPAPPFWGTRVVKGIPLKDYASWLDEGALFKGQWGLKQARAGGATYEELVESEGRPRLRGLLDKLHTENLLEAAVVYGYFPCVSKGDDLIILDDAGNERTRFTFPRQRRGRRLCLADFFRPEESGETDVVGLQVVTVGSKIGEATAKLFESDSYREYLELHGLSVQLAEAMAEYWHARVRAELGFGGEDPAKVEDMFDLKYRGARFSLGYGACPDLEDRAKIADLLEPERIGVHLSEEFQLHPEQSTDAIVIHHPEAKYFNAR, encoded by the coding sequence ATGGCTTCGTTGCCCACCCCGCCCGCCGACACCCAGACCCGGGCCGATGCCCTCCGGGAGGCGCTCGCGACCCGCGTGGTCGTCGCCGACGGAGCCATGGGAACGATGCTCCAGGCGCAGGACCCCACCATGGAGGACTTCCAGCAGCTCGAAGGCTGCAACGAGGTCCTCAACATCACCCGCCCCGACATCGTGCGCTCCGTCCACGAGGCGTACTTCTCGGTGGGCGTGGACTGCGTCGAGACCAACACCTTCGGCACGAACTACGCGGCGCTCGCCGAGTACGACATCGCCGAACGCAATTTCGAGCTGTCGGAGGCCGGCGCGCGCATCGCCCGCGAGGTCGCCGACGAGTTCACCGCCTCCACCGGTCAGCAGCGCTGGGTCCTCGGCTCCATGGGCCCCGGCACCAAGCTCCCCACGCTCGGCCACATCACCTACGGCCAGATCCGCGACGCCTACCAGATCAACGCCGAGGGCCTGCTCTCCGGTGGCGCCGACGCGCTGCTCGTCGAGACCACCCAGGACCTCCTGCAGACGAAGTCCTCGATCATCGGCGCCCGCCGGGCCATGGAAGCCCTCGGCGTCACCGTCCCGCTGATCTGCTCCGTCACCGTCGAGACCACCGGCACGATGCTCCTCGGCTCCGAGATCGGCGCGGCCCTGACCGCCCTGGAGCCGCTGGGCATCGACATGATCGGCCTGAACTGCGCCACCGGCCCCGCCGAGATGAGCGAGCACCTGCGCTACCTCGCGCGCAACGCCCGCATCCCGCTCTCCTGCATGCCCAATGCCGGCCTGCCCGTCCTGACCAAGCAGGGCGCGCACTACCCGCTGACCGCCCCCGAGCTCGCCGACGCCCAGGAGACCTTCGTCCGCGAGTACGGCCTCTCCCTGGTCGGCGGCTGCTGCGGCACGACCCCCGAGCACCTGCGCCAGGTCGTCGAGCGGGTCCGCGGCACGGCCGTCACCGAGCGCACCCCCCAGCCCGAACCCGGCGCCGCCTCGCTCTACCAGACCGTGCCCTTCCGCCAGGACACCTCCTACATGGCGATCGGCGAGCGCACCAACGCCAACGGCTCCAAGAAGTTCCGCGAAGCCATGCTGGAGGCCCGCTGGGACGACTGCGTGGAGATGGCGCGCGACCAGATCCGCGAGGGCGCGCACATGCTCGACCTCTGCGTGGACTACGTGGGCCGCGACGGCGTCGCCGACATGGAGGAGCTGGCTGGCCGCTTCGCCACCGCCTCCACCCTGCCCATCGTCCTGGACTCCACCGAGGTTCCCGTCATCCGGGCGGGCCTGGAGAAGCTCGGCGGCCGCGCGGTCATCAACTCCGTGAACTACGAGGACGGCGACGGCCCCGAGTCCCGCTTCGCCAAGGTCACCCGACTGGCCCAGGAGCACGGCGCCGCGCTCATCGCGCTGACCATCGACGAGGAGGGCCAGGCCCGCACCGTCGAGCACAAGGTCGCCATTGCCGAACGGCTCATCGAGGACCTGACGGCCAACTGGGGGATCCGCGAGTCGGACATCCTCATTGACACGCTGACCTTCACCATCTGCACCGGCCAGGAGGAGTCCCGGAAGGACGGCATCGCCACGATCGAGGCGATCCGCGAGCTCAAGCGGCTCCACCCGGACGTCCAGACCACCCTCGGCCTGTCCAACATCTCCTTCGGCCTCAACCCGGCCGCCCGCGTCCTGCTGAACTCGGTCTTCCTCGACGAGTGCGTCAAGGCCGGCCTGGACTCCGCCATCGTCCACGCCTCCAAGATCCTGCCGATCGCCCGCTTCGACGAGGAGCAGGTCACCACCGCCCTCGACCTGATCTACGACCGGCGCGACGGCGACTACGACCCGCTCCAGAAGCTGATGGCCCTCTTCGAGGGCGTCAACACCAAGTCCCTCAAGGCCGGCCGCGCCGAGGAACTCCTCGCCCTGCCGCTGGACGAGCGACTGCAGCGCCGCATCATCGACGGCGAGAAGAACGGCCTGGAGGCCGACCTCGACGAGGCCCTTCAGACCCGCCCCGCCCTCGACATCGTCAACGACACCCTCCTGGAGGGCATGAAGGTCGTCGGCGAGCTCTTCGGCTCGGGCCAGATGCAGCTCCCCTTCGTCCTCCAGTCCGCCGAGGTCATGAAGACGGCCGTCGCGTACCTCGAACCGCACATGGAGAAGACCGATGACGAGGGCAAGGGCACGATCGTCCTCGCCACCGTCCGCGGCGACGTCCACGACATCGGCAAGAACCTCGTCGACATCATCCTCACTAACAACGGCTACAACGTCGTCAACATCGGCATCAAGCAGCCCGTCTCCGCGATCCTCGAAGCCGCGCAGGAGCACAAGGCCGACGTCATCGGCATGTCGGGCCTGCTCGTGAAGTCGACCGTGATCATGAAGGAGAACCTGGAGGAGCTGAACCAGCGCAAGCTGGCCGCCGACTACCCGGTGATCCTCGGCGGCGCCGCCCTCACCCGCGCCTACGTCGAGCAGGACCTCCACGAGATCTACGAGGGCGAGGTCCGCTACGCCCGCGACGCCTTCGAGGGCCTGCGCCTCATGGACGCCCTGATCGCCGTCAAGCGCGGCGTCCCCGGCGCGACCCTGCCCGAGCTCAAGCAGCGCCGCGTCGCCAAGCGCGACGTTCCGGCCCTCCAGGTGGAGGAGCCGGAGGAGTCCGGCGGCCGCTCCGACGTGTCCGTCGACAACCCGGTGCCCGCCCCGCCGTTCTGGGGCACCCGCGTGGTCAAGGGCATCCCGCTCAAGGACTACGCCTCCTGGCTCGACGAGGGCGCCCTCTTCAAGGGCCAGTGGGGCCTCAAGCAGGCCCGCGCGGGCGGAGCCACGTACGAGGAGCTCGTCGAGAGCGAGGGCCGTCCGCGGCTGCGCGGCCTCCTGGACAAGCTGCACACCGAGAACCTGCTGGAAGCCGCCGTCGTCTACGGGTACTTCCCCTGCGTCTCTAAGGGCGATGACCTGATCATCCTCGACGACGCCGGCAACGAACGGACCCGCTTCACCTTCCCGCGCCAGCGCCGCGGCCGACGCCTGTGCCTCGCGGACTTCTTCCGCCCCGAGGAGTCGGGCGAGACCGACGTCGTCGGCTTGCAGGTGGTCACCGTCGGCTCGAAGATCGGCGAGGCCACCGCCAAGCTGTTCGAGTCGGACTCCTACCGCGAGTACCTGGAGCTGCACGGCCTTTCGGTCCAGCTCGCCGAGGCCATGGCCGAGTACTGGCACGCCCGCGTCCGCGCCGAGCTCGGATTCGGCGGTGAGGACCCGGCGAAGGTCGAGGACATGTTCGACCTCAAGTACCGCGGTGCCCGCTTCTCGCTCGGCTACGGCGCCTGCCCCGACCTGGAGGACCGCGCGAAGATCGCCGACCTCCTGGAGCCGGAGCGGATCGGCGTCCACCTGTCGGAGGAGTTCCAGCTCCACCCGGAGCAGTCCACCGACGCGATCGTGATCCACCACCCCGAAGCGAAGTATTTCAACGCACGCTGA
- a CDS encoding HAD family hydrolase gives MTSTVPAPVARTADGSALQAVLLDMDGTLVDTEGFWWEIEAEIFQELGHRLDESWRDVVVGGPMSRSATFLIESTGAAIGLAELSVLLNERFEARIADRVPLMPGAERLLTELARHNVPTALVSASHRRVIDQVLLTLGRDRFTMTVAGDEVARTKPHPDPYLFAARSLGAHPSRCAVIEDTRTGVAAAEAAGCRVVAIPSVGVIEPAPGRTVVRSLEDVDLAFLRSLIAPFN, from the coding sequence ATGACGAGCACCGTTCCCGCCCCCGTCGCCCGTACGGCCGACGGTTCTGCCCTGCAGGCGGTGCTGCTCGACATGGACGGCACCCTCGTCGACACCGAGGGCTTCTGGTGGGAGATCGAGGCCGAGATCTTCCAGGAGCTCGGCCACCGCCTCGACGAATCCTGGCGCGACGTGGTCGTCGGCGGCCCCATGAGCCGCAGCGCGACCTTCCTGATCGAGTCGACCGGCGCCGCCATCGGCCTCGCCGAGCTGAGCGTCCTGCTCAACGAGCGCTTCGAGGCCCGCATCGCCGACCGGGTGCCGCTGATGCCCGGAGCCGAGCGGCTGCTGACCGAGCTCGCCCGGCACAACGTGCCCACCGCCCTCGTCTCCGCCTCCCACCGCCGGGTGATCGACCAGGTCCTCCTCACCCTCGGCCGCGACCGCTTCACGATGACGGTCGCCGGCGACGAGGTGGCCCGCACCAAGCCGCACCCCGACCCGTACCTGTTCGCCGCGCGCTCGCTGGGCGCACACCCCTCGCGGTGCGCGGTCATCGAGGACACCCGCACCGGTGTGGCGGCCGCCGAGGCCGCCGGCTGCCGGGTCGTGGCCATCCCCTCGGTCGGCGTGATCGAACCCGCCCCCGGGCGCACGGTCGTCCGCTCGCTGGAGGACGTGGACCTCGCGTTCCTGCGCTCGCTCATCGCCCCGTTTAACTGA
- a CDS encoding MIP/aquaporin family protein, whose product MSSSDIFIGETIGTALLTLLGGGVCAAVTLKSSKARNAGWLAITFGWGFAVLIAAYVSAPLSGAHLNPAVTVGLAVKTGEWGDTPVYFAGQLLGAMLGAVLMWITYYGQFRVHLADPEHIRDAKLGPEDPHPHDVAGPVLGIFSTGPEIRNVVQNLATEIIGTAVLVLAILTQGLQDGGKGLGVIGVLITSFVVVGIGLSLGGPTGYAINPVRDLGPRIVHALLPLPNKGGSDWGYSWIPVVGPLVGAALAGGLYNIAFA is encoded by the coding sequence GTGTCCAGCTCCGACATCTTCATCGGCGAGACCATCGGTACCGCCCTGCTCACCCTGCTCGGTGGTGGCGTCTGCGCCGCCGTGACACTCAAGAGCTCCAAGGCCCGCAATGCGGGCTGGCTCGCGATCACCTTCGGCTGGGGCTTCGCCGTCCTGATCGCCGCCTACGTGTCCGCGCCGCTCTCCGGTGCGCACCTCAACCCGGCGGTCACCGTCGGCCTCGCCGTCAAGACCGGCGAGTGGGGCGACACGCCCGTCTACTTCGCCGGCCAGCTGCTGGGCGCCATGCTCGGCGCGGTCCTGATGTGGATCACCTACTACGGGCAGTTCCGCGTCCACCTGGCCGACCCGGAGCACATCCGCGACGCCAAGCTCGGTCCCGAGGACCCGCACCCGCACGACGTGGCCGGTCCGGTGCTCGGCATCTTCTCCACCGGCCCCGAGATCCGTAACGTCGTGCAGAACCTGGCGACCGAGATCATCGGTACGGCCGTCCTGGTCCTGGCGATCTTGACCCAGGGCCTCCAGGACGGCGGCAAGGGCCTCGGTGTCATCGGCGTCCTGATCACCTCGTTCGTGGTCGTCGGCATCGGTCTCTCGCTCGGTGGCCCGACCGGCTACGCCATCAACCCGGTGCGCGACCTCGGCCCGCGCATCGTGCACGCCCTGCTGCCGCTGCCCAACAAGGGCGGCTCCGACTGGGGTTACTCCTGGATCCCGGTGGTCGGCCCGCTCGTCGGTGCCGCGCTCGCCGGTGGTCTGTACAACATCGCGTTCGCCTGA
- a CDS encoding ABC transporter substrate-binding protein, with translation MNRKTMVLTAAAGLLTPALAACGSASGGGAGSGAIVVGTTDRFEAADFAPAPFDPAYAYDASTWNVLRQTVQTLMHTPRGGGQPVPEAASACRFTDAGNESYRCTLRPDLKFADGEPLTAKDVKFSIDRVRTIKDENGPSSLLSTLDNVEVKGTDTVVFHLKTPDATFPFKLSTPAAGIVSEKNYDAKKLREGFAVDGSGPYTMKAEVKGNQLVRAVFTKNPHYKGDLKLQNDKVELRTFADSPTMGKALTDGKIHMVSRTLSPAQITELSANPPKGVKLVPMPGLEIRYLGFNTEAPVVKDKAVRQALAAAVDRGQLISKVYGKSAQPLYSLVPTTVTGHVNSFYNKYGEANTPKAAALLKEAGIKTPVKLTLHYTSDHYGDGTAAEFEALKAQLNSTGLFDITVQGNEWADFRPAQKKGDHAAYGLGWFPDYPDADNFLAPFLEQDNFLGTPYANSAVRSRLIPESRRAVDRTVAVPAITEMQDIVAEDVPVLPLWQGKQYVAARDGITGVEWSVNAISDLQLWELGRGVSG, from the coding sequence ATGAACCGCAAGACCATGGTGCTGACGGCCGCGGCCGGACTGCTCACCCCTGCGCTGGCCGCCTGCGGCAGCGCGAGCGGCGGAGGAGCAGGATCCGGCGCGATCGTCGTCGGCACCACCGATCGGTTCGAGGCCGCAGACTTCGCTCCCGCCCCCTTCGACCCGGCCTACGCCTACGACGCCAGCACCTGGAACGTCCTGCGCCAGACCGTCCAGACGCTGATGCACACCCCGCGCGGCGGCGGCCAGCCCGTCCCCGAAGCAGCCTCCGCCTGCCGCTTCACCGACGCCGGCAACGAGAGCTACCGCTGCACCCTGCGCCCCGATCTGAAGTTCGCCGACGGTGAGCCCCTCACCGCCAAGGACGTCAAGTTCTCCATCGATCGCGTCCGCACCATCAAGGACGAGAACGGCCCCTCCTCGCTGCTCTCCACTCTCGACAACGTCGAGGTCAAGGGCACCGACACCGTCGTCTTCCACCTGAAGACCCCGGACGCGACCTTCCCGTTCAAACTCTCCACCCCCGCCGCCGGCATCGTCAGTGAGAAGAACTACGACGCCAAGAAGCTCCGCGAGGGCTTCGCCGTGGACGGCTCCGGCCCGTACACGATGAAGGCCGAGGTCAAGGGCAACCAACTGGTCCGCGCCGTCTTCACCAAGAACCCGCACTACAAGGGCGACCTCAAGCTGCAGAACGACAAGGTCGAGCTGCGCACCTTCGCCGACTCCCCGACCATGGGCAAGGCACTCACCGACGGGAAGATCCACATGGTCTCCCGCACCCTGTCGCCCGCCCAGATCACCGAGCTCAGCGCCAACCCGCCCAAGGGCGTGAAGCTGGTCCCGATGCCCGGCCTGGAGATCCGCTACCTCGGCTTCAACACCGAGGCCCCGGTCGTCAAGGACAAGGCCGTGCGCCAGGCGCTCGCCGCCGCCGTCGACCGCGGCCAGCTCATCTCCAAGGTCTACGGCAAGTCCGCCCAGCCGCTCTACTCGCTGGTCCCCACCACCGTCACGGGCCACGTCAACTCCTTCTACAACAAGTACGGCGAGGCCAACACGCCCAAGGCCGCCGCCCTGCTGAAGGAGGCCGGGATCAAGACCCCGGTCAAGCTGACCCTGCACTACACCAGCGACCACTACGGCGACGGCACGGCCGCCGAGTTCGAGGCCCTCAAGGCCCAGCTCAACTCCACCGGCCTGTTCGACATCACCGTCCAGGGCAACGAGTGGGCGGACTTCCGCCCCGCCCAGAAGAAGGGCGACCACGCCGCCTACGGGCTCGGCTGGTTCCCCGACTACCCGGACGCCGACAACTTCCTCGCCCCGTTCCTGGAGCAGGACAACTTCTTGGGCACGCCGTACGCCAACAGTGCGGTGCGCAGCAGGCTCATCCCCGAATCCCGGCGGGCGGTCGACCGTACGGTCGCCGTCCCCGCGATCACGGAGATGCAGGACATCGTCGCCGAGGACGTACCCGTCCTGCCCCTGTGGCAGGGCAAGCAGTACGTCGCCGCACGCGACGGGATCACCGGAGTGGAGTGGTCGGTCAACGCCATCTCCGACCTCCAGTTGTGGGAGCTCGGCCGTGGCGTAAGCGGCTGA
- a CDS encoding ABC transporter substrate-binding protein: MNRRNQWLAAPLGAATAAALLSGCGSTDGSNAGSGKGVVMGISDKVKSVDPASGYDPGSWLLFNNVFQSLLSFPKGGTTPEPDAAQACGFEGGDSKLYKCTLRDGLKFSNGHSLTSKDVKFSFERTLKINDANGPAVMLSSISSIDAPDDKTVVFKLKTSDATFPSKIASGAGSIVDHAEYPADKLRSDNKAVGSGVYKLDSFGEKSATFSVNESYSGKAKAKNTGVTLKFFNGDQAGLKTTLESGDVDFAFRGLAAKDIAALASSKTGDNKVDVVQGTGAEVEHMVFNVNDPVVGKLPVRKAIAYLIDREALVRDVYAGTATALYSIVPTGIAGHTTPFFDRYGGTPQLDKAKAVLKAGGINGKVKLTLYSTPSRYGPSTDQQFEVIAKQLNDSGLFDADVKSVEYEQYEKDIQAGKYGIYVKGWVPDYPDADNFTQPFFGPDNVLNNNYDNKEITGTIIPSTSAKSDRTAANTDYNRLQDIVAEELPLIPLWQGKQYAVTRQNVSGLQWSLDASTVFRFWEISKG, translated from the coding sequence GTGAATCGACGTAACCAGTGGCTGGCGGCTCCGCTCGGCGCAGCCACCGCCGCCGCGCTGCTCAGCGGTTGCGGTTCGACCGATGGCTCCAATGCCGGCAGCGGCAAGGGCGTGGTCATGGGCATATCCGACAAGGTGAAGTCCGTCGACCCGGCATCGGGCTACGACCCGGGCTCCTGGCTGCTGTTCAACAACGTCTTCCAGTCGCTGCTGAGCTTCCCCAAGGGCGGCACCACCCCCGAGCCCGACGCCGCCCAGGCCTGCGGCTTCGAGGGCGGTGACAGCAAGCTCTACAAGTGCACCCTGCGGGACGGCCTGAAGTTCAGCAACGGCCACAGCCTCACCTCGAAGGACGTCAAGTTCTCCTTCGAGCGCACCCTGAAGATCAACGACGCCAACGGTCCCGCCGTGATGCTCTCGTCGATCTCCAGCATCGACGCCCCCGACGACAAGACCGTCGTCTTCAAGCTCAAGACCTCCGACGCCACCTTCCCCAGCAAGATCGCGTCCGGCGCCGGCTCCATCGTCGACCACGCCGAGTACCCGGCCGACAAGCTGCGCAGCGACAACAAGGCCGTCGGCTCCGGCGTCTACAAGCTCGACTCGTTCGGCGAGAAGAGCGCCACCTTCTCCGTCAACGAGTCCTACAGCGGCAAGGCCAAGGCCAAGAACACCGGCGTCACGCTGAAGTTCTTCAACGGCGACCAGGCCGGCCTCAAGACGACCCTCGAAAGCGGCGACGTCGACTTCGCCTTCCGCGGCCTCGCCGCCAAGGACATCGCCGCCCTCGCCTCCAGCAAGACCGGCGACAACAAGGTCGACGTCGTCCAGGGCACCGGCGCCGAGGTCGAGCACATGGTGTTCAACGTCAACGACCCCGTCGTCGGCAAGCTCCCCGTGCGCAAGGCCATCGCCTACCTCATCGACCGCGAAGCCCTCGTCCGGGACGTGTACGCGGGCACCGCCACCGCGCTCTACTCCATCGTGCCCACCGGCATCGCCGGCCACACGACCCCGTTCTTCGACCGCTACGGCGGCACCCCCCAGCTCGACAAGGCCAAGGCCGTCCTCAAGGCCGGCGGCATCAACGGCAAGGTCAAGCTGACCCTGTACTCCACCCCCTCCCGCTACGGCCCCTCCACGGACCAGCAGTTCGAGGTCATCGCCAAGCAGCTCAACGACAGCGGCCTCTTCGACGCCGACGTCAAGTCCGTCGAGTACGAGCAGTACGAAAAGGACATCCAGGCCGGCAAGTACGGCATCTACGTGAAGGGCTGGGTGCCCGACTACCCGGACGCCGACAACTTCACGCAGCCGTTCTTCGGCCCGGACAACGTGCTGAACAACAACTACGACAACAAGGAGATCACCGGGACGATCATCCCGTCGACCTCCGCGAAGTCCGACCGCACCGCGGCCAACACCGACTACAACCGCCTCCAGGACATCGTCGCCGAGGAGCTCCCCCTCATCCCGCTCTGGCAGGGCAAGCAGTACGCCGTCACCCGCCAGAACGTGAGCGGCCTGCAGTGGTCCCTCGACGCCTCCACCGTCTTCCGCTTCTGGGAGATCAGCAAGGGCTGA
- a CDS encoding IclR family transcriptional regulator, translated as MARNIQSLERAAAMLRLLAGGERRLGLSDVASSLGLAKGTAHGILRTLQAEGFVEQDPTSGRYQLGAELLRLGNSYLDVHELRARALVWTDDLARASGESVYVGVLHQSGVLIMHHVFRPDDSRQVLEVGAMQPLHSTALGKVLSAYDPVAHTQALEVEREAFTPRTVTDGIGFEEVLGLTRARGWAADVEETWEGVASVAAPIHDRRRMPVGAVAVAGAVERVCGEGGEPRAALVASVRDCARAVSRDLGAGRF; from the coding sequence ATGGCACGGAACATCCAGTCGCTCGAACGAGCCGCTGCGATGCTGCGACTCCTGGCGGGCGGCGAACGCCGGCTGGGACTCTCGGACGTGGCGTCCTCGCTGGGCTTGGCCAAGGGCACGGCCCACGGCATCCTGCGCACCCTGCAGGCCGAGGGCTTCGTGGAGCAGGACCCGACCTCGGGCCGGTACCAGCTGGGCGCGGAGCTGCTTCGCCTGGGCAACAGCTACCTCGACGTGCACGAGCTGCGCGCCCGCGCCCTGGTGTGGACGGACGACCTGGCCCGGGCGAGCGGCGAGAGCGTGTACGTGGGCGTGCTCCACCAGAGCGGGGTGCTGATCATGCACCACGTGTTCCGGCCCGACGACAGCCGCCAGGTGCTGGAGGTCGGGGCCATGCAGCCGCTGCACTCCACCGCGCTGGGCAAGGTGCTGTCCGCCTACGATCCGGTGGCGCACACCCAGGCCCTGGAGGTCGAGCGCGAGGCGTTCACCCCCCGTACGGTCACGGACGGCATCGGCTTCGAGGAGGTCCTCGGGCTGACCCGGGCGCGCGGCTGGGCCGCCGACGTCGAGGAGACCTGGGAGGGCGTCGCGTCGGTGGCGGCGCCGATCCACGACCGGCGCCGGATGCCGGTGGGCGCGGTGGCGGTGGCGGGCGCCGTGGAGCGGGTGTGCGGCGAGGGCGGCGAGCCCCGTGCGGCCCTGGTGGCCTCGGTGCGGGACTGTGCGCGTGCGGTTTCACGCGATCTCGGCGCGGGCCGGTTCTGA